In the Bifidobacteriaceae bacterium genome, CCCCTAAACCCCCGCCGGTCGCGGGGCCAGCCGGCAGCCGATAGACCGCGTGCGGAGCGCCGCGGGGCCGCGGCCGGTCGTCTTCCGACCGTGAGCCAGCACTCGTCCGGCGAGGCAGTGCGTGTTCCGCCGTTGGGTCCGGCAAGCGGCCGGTAGACCGTGCGCGGGCTGCCACGGGGTTGCGGCCGGTAGCCATCCAACCGTGGATCAGCGCTTGTCCGGGAACGCCGTGTCTGCTTCGCCGTTGTCTTGACGCCGCTCCTCGGGGATGAGTTCTTCCAGGCCGGCCGGGTCCCAGTTGGCCGCCCGCCGGGCCGAAGCGGCCCGGCGGACCAGCGGCAGCGATCCCGTGCACACGGACGTCACCCAACGCGCCGACCGGGCCTGCCCCCGCACGAACCGAATCAGGTCCGGGTCCCCCATCGCATGGTCGACGCCCCGGCCGCCTGGCACCATCAGCACGTCGGCGGCCGGCGAATCGACGAACGTCACATCCGCCCCGATGGTGAAGCCGCAGTCGGTCGGAACCGGCTCCGAACCGGCGGCGGCCACGTGGAAGTCGATCCCGGGCGTCTTGGCGAACACCTCGGCGGGCCCGGTCAGGTCCAACTGCGTCACGTCCGGGAAGAGAACCGCCACCACCACGACCGGTTTGCCGTCCACAAGCGCGCCTACCAGGTCTTCAGGGCTCGGCGGAGTTTTTTCACGGCCCAGTCGTAGTGGCTGGACGTGGCCGAGATCAGATAGGCCCCCAATGAGGTTGTGCCGGTCCACGGGTAGAGCTTCTTGGTGAAAAGCTCCTCGTCGGTGTGCGCTTCGATGATGCCCATCATGTCCGCGTGCGAGGCCTCAAGCTGCGAGACGGCCTCCGACAAGCTGAGATTCTGCGCGTCCTCCCAGATCGCCTGGTTGAGTGCGGGCAAAGTCTGCCAGGTGTAGCCCTCGCCGGGGATGGCCGGCTTGCCGCCCGCCATCCCCTCGTCGTACCAGCGCCGCATCATCTGGTGCCAGGCCGTCAGGTGGGCCAGCACGTCCCGGAGGTTCCGGTCGCGGTCGGCGAAGCCGAAGACCGCCTCCCGCTGGTCTGCGGAAAACGTGGC is a window encoding:
- a CDS encoding DJ-1/PfpI family protein translates to MDGKPVVVVAVLFPDVTQLDLTGPAEVFAKTPGIDFHVAAAGSEPVPTDCGFTIGADVTFVDSPAADVLMVPGGRGVDHAMGDPDLIRFVRGQARSARWVTSVCTGSLPLVRRAASARRAANWDPAGLEELIPEERRQDNGEADTAFPDKR
- a CDS encoding ClbS/DfsB family four-helix bundle protein, with product MPRPTDKTQLSDAAATGYSKLTALAATFSADQREAVFGFADRDRNLRDVLAHLTAWHQMMRRWYDEGMAGGKPAIPGEGYTWQTLPALNQAIWEDAQNLSLSEAVSQLEASHADMMGIIEAHTDEELFTKKLYPWTGTTSLGAYLISATSSHYDWAVKKLRRALKTW